In one Lysobacter alkalisoli genomic region, the following are encoded:
- a CDS encoding ATP-binding cassette domain-containing protein, which translates to MSLINLIDVDYSVGGPLLLEKVGLSIEPGERIALIGRNGAGKSTLMRLIDGELQPDDGEVRRAEGVRIARLEQEVPAGAKGDVWDVVADGLGELGAWLAEFHHLSHAETVDTDALARVQARIEAAEGWSLDQRVTETLDKLDLDGDATFASLSGGMKRRVLLARALVSTPDVLLLDEPTNHLDIEAIDWLESFLKGWPGALVFITHDRRFLRALATRIVEIDRGQVTSWPGDWANYLRRKEERLNAEAQENARFDKMLAQEEVWIRQGIKARRTRDEGRVRRLKQMRAERVERREQQGNVKMALAQGEASGRKVIEAKGLGFAYGDKVLVQGLDTTIMRGDRIGLIGPNGSGKTTLIKLLLGELAPPRGEVRLGSNLQVAYFDQYRATLREDWNALENVAEGREFVEVGGKSKHVIGYLQDFLFTPERARAPITRLSGGERNRLLLARLFAQPSNLLVMDEPTNDLDVETLELLEEMLADYPGTLLLVSHDRDFLDNVVTSTLVMEGAGRVGEYIGGYSDWERQRSKPKPEPERGRRAAEPVSPPTPTPARRKLSYKDARELEQLPVRIEQLETRLSELTEAMNDPSFFQQDPATVTAHTAELGETQAALDTAYARWAELEDAGA; encoded by the coding sequence ATGTCCCTGATCAATCTCATAGACGTCGACTACAGCGTCGGCGGTCCCCTGCTGCTCGAAAAAGTCGGGCTGTCCATCGAGCCCGGCGAGCGTATTGCCCTGATCGGCCGTAACGGCGCCGGCAAGTCCACCCTGATGCGCCTGATCGATGGCGAACTGCAACCCGACGATGGCGAGGTGCGCCGCGCCGAGGGCGTGCGCATCGCCCGGCTCGAACAGGAGGTGCCGGCCGGCGCCAAAGGCGATGTCTGGGACGTGGTGGCCGACGGTCTGGGTGAGCTGGGCGCGTGGCTGGCCGAGTTCCACCACCTCAGCCATGCCGAGACGGTCGACACCGACGCACTCGCGCGGGTGCAGGCCAGGATCGAGGCTGCCGAAGGCTGGTCGCTGGACCAGCGCGTAACCGAGACGCTGGACAAGCTCGACCTCGATGGCGACGCGACCTTCGCCAGCCTGTCCGGCGGCATGAAACGCCGCGTGCTGCTGGCCCGGGCACTGGTGTCGACGCCGGACGTGCTGCTGCTCGATGAGCCGACCAACCACCTCGACATCGAGGCGATCGACTGGCTGGAAAGCTTCCTCAAGGGCTGGCCGGGGGCGCTGGTGTTCATCACCCACGACCGCCGCTTCCTGCGCGCGCTGGCTACCCGCATCGTCGAGATCGACCGTGGCCAGGTCACCAGCTGGCCCGGCGACTGGGCCAACTACCTGCGTCGGAAGGAAGAGCGCCTCAACGCGGAAGCGCAGGAGAACGCCCGCTTCGACAAGATGCTTGCGCAGGAAGAAGTGTGGATCCGCCAGGGCATCAAGGCCCGGCGTACCCGTGACGAAGGCCGCGTGCGCCGGCTCAAGCAGATGCGCGCCGAGCGCGTGGAGCGTCGCGAACAGCAGGGCAACGTGAAGATGGCACTGGCCCAGGGCGAGGCGTCCGGGCGCAAGGTCATCGAAGCGAAGGGGCTTGGCTTCGCCTACGGCGACAAGGTGCTGGTGCAGGGTCTGGACACCACCATCATGCGCGGCGACCGGATCGGCCTGATCGGTCCGAACGGTAGCGGCAAGACCACCCTGATCAAGCTGCTGCTGGGTGAGCTGGCGCCGCCGCGAGGCGAGGTGAGGCTGGGCAGCAACCTGCAGGTCGCCTATTTCGACCAGTACCGCGCCACCCTGCGCGAGGACTGGAACGCACTGGAGAACGTTGCCGAGGGTCGCGAGTTTGTCGAAGTCGGCGGCAAGTCCAAGCATGTCATCGGCTACCTGCAGGACTTCCTGTTCACGCCCGAACGCGCCCGCGCGCCGATCACCCGCCTGTCCGGCGGCGAGCGCAACCGCCTGCTGCTGGCCAGGCTGTTCGCGCAGCCGTCCAACCTGCTGGTGATGGACGAACCGACCAACGACCTCGACGTCGAGACGCTGGAGTTGCTGGAGGAGATGCTGGCCGACTATCCCGGCACCTTGCTGCTGGTCAGCCACGATCGCGATTTCCTCGACAACGTGGTCACCTCGACCCTGGTGATGGAAGGGGCGGGCCGCGTCGGCGAATACATCGGCGGCTACAGCGATTGGGAGCGGCAACGGTCGAAGCCGAAACCCGAACCGGAGCGTGGCAGGCGGGCAGCCGAACCGGTTTCGCCTCCGACGCCGACACCCGCCCGCCGCAAGCTCAGCTATAAGGACGCGCGTGAGCTGGAGCAGCTGCCGGTCCGGATCGAACAACTGGAAACCCGGTTGTCCGAACTGACCGAAGCGATGAACGATCCGTCGTTCTTCCAGCAGGATCCGGCGACCGTCACGGCTCATACCGCCGAGCTCGGCGAGACCCAGGCCGCGCTCGACACCGCCTATGCGCGTTGGGCCGAACTGGAAGATGCCGGCGCCTGA
- a CDS encoding GGDEF domain-containing protein, whose amino-acid sequence MGWKFAWRNRTPLDGSELQRFRKFAFAKTRPGLTLLTFSMPLLFAVGWARDLAVLGPSARWTLLIRLSLVIALLIVAWLMRSAGSGRRIEVFGILYAFVFGIAIATTSAIEPQRLSLTHVVVMLLIIILLPFAQTRFSAAGVIVAIALPMFGLLWLLDASPGLWVAYLLFFVAGCVVGLTQRAAQMAAAAEIFVHRQRLLERLHHDSLTGTINRDGWQAHAQRMHRAHMHSGDPLSVVFFDLDHFKAVNDEHGHASGDALLQEVSRVMRASLRKHDLLARIGGEEFVALLPDLDAEAAIRVAERIRKAVAAIESPQSVTISAGVTQARPGEELKTVTDRADSALLAAKRRGRDRVERA is encoded by the coding sequence ATGGGCTGGAAGTTTGCATGGCGTAACCGTACCCCGCTGGACGGCTCGGAACTGCAACGGTTCCGCAAGTTCGCCTTTGCCAAGACCCGCCCCGGCCTGACCCTGCTGACCTTTTCCATGCCGCTGCTGTTCGCGGTGGGTTGGGCGCGGGATCTGGCCGTACTGGGTCCGTCCGCACGCTGGACACTGTTGATCCGGCTGTCGCTGGTGATCGCGTTGCTGATCGTCGCCTGGCTGATGCGCAGTGCCGGTTCCGGCCGCCGTATCGAGGTATTCGGGATCCTGTACGCATTCGTCTTCGGCATCGCGATCGCGACCACCAGCGCGATCGAACCCCAGCGACTGAGCCTGACCCACGTGGTGGTGATGCTGCTGATCATCATCCTGCTGCCGTTCGCCCAGACCCGGTTCTCGGCCGCTGGCGTGATCGTGGCGATAGCGCTGCCGATGTTCGGGCTGTTGTGGCTCCTGGACGCCTCACCGGGACTGTGGGTCGCCTACCTGCTGTTCTTCGTCGCCGGCTGTGTGGTCGGCCTGACCCAGCGCGCCGCGCAGATGGCCGCCGCCGCGGAGATCTTCGTCCACCGGCAACGGCTGCTGGAGCGCCTGCACCACGACTCGCTGACCGGCACCATCAACCGCGACGGCTGGCAGGCTCACGCGCAGCGCATGCACCGTGCCCACATGCACTCCGGAGACCCGCTGTCGGTGGTGTTCTTCGACCTCGATCATTTCAAGGCGGTCAACGACGAGCATGGCCATGCGTCCGGCGATGCGCTGCTGCAGGAGGTATCGAGGGTGATGCGGGCCAGCCTGCGCAAACACGATCTGCTGGCGCGGATCGGGGGCGAGGAATTCGTGGCCCTGCTGCCCGATCTCGACGCCGAAGCCGCGATCCGGGTGGCCGAACGGATCCGCAAGGCGGTGGCCGCGATCGAATCGCCGCAGTCGGTCACCATCAGTGCCGGGGTCACCCAGGCCCGCCCGGGCGAGGAACTGAAGACCGTCACCGACCGTGCCGACAGTGCCCTGCTGGCCGCCAAGCGGCGCGGGCGCGACCGGGTTGAACGGGCATGA
- a CDS encoding coiled-coil domain-containing protein: MFPTKQHLTMARTLGVAIVVALGFAGCATYGDEFATINSRLDQLDARVQGAAQSAESANQSAQQANRRLDQLEGRVQQLEAAPRRVPRG; encoded by the coding sequence ATGTTTCCGACCAAGCAACATCTGACGATGGCGCGTACGCTCGGCGTGGCGATCGTCGTCGCCCTGGGCTTTGCCGGCTGCGCCACCTATGGTGACGAGTTTGCAACGATCAACTCACGCCTCGATCAACTCGACGCGAGGGTGCAGGGCGCGGCCCAGAGCGCCGAATCCGCCAATCAGTCCGCGCAGCAGGCCAACCGACGGTTGGATCAATTGGAAGGCCGCGTCCAACAGCTCGAAGCGGCACCACGCCGCGTGCCACGCGGTTAG
- a CDS encoding efflux RND transporter periplasmic adaptor subunit, with product MPRPGAMFQRIPAFLRRFGFLKKRSVWLGGAVVLALLLVALWPSSTEVDLATVTTGELQVTVDEEGETRVRERYMVSAPVAGEIRRIELEPGDAVEAGRTVVARLRPSAPVPLDMRVRAEAEAAIPAAEAALARAEAERARAATVATRAQQQYERLHALQDSGAIARDAIDAQEAEAKAARDALLSAGHSVDQARHELAAVRARLIHQSTVTEEAAAQEPENASSARGGTDLLVYAPADGVVLRRLRESRGVVQAGADLLEIGDARRLEIVSDLLSSEAVRVSPGDAVLIEQWGGSDTLRGRVRRIEPAGFLKVSALGVEEQRVNVISDFEDPVEAREALGDAYRVEVRIVVWHKAEATRLPVGSLFREDGDWAVFVADAGRARLRKVAVGARNSREAEVLDGLDAGERVVLYPADDLRDGARIRPRGN from the coding sequence ATGCCGCGTCCTGGAGCAATGTTCCAAAGGATTCCCGCTTTCCTCCGCCGCTTCGGATTCCTGAAGAAGCGCAGCGTCTGGCTGGGCGGCGCCGTCGTGCTCGCCCTGCTGCTCGTCGCGCTGTGGCCGAGCTCGACCGAGGTCGACCTCGCCACCGTGACCACCGGCGAGTTGCAGGTGACCGTCGACGAGGAAGGCGAAACGCGGGTGCGCGAGCGCTACATGGTGTCGGCCCCGGTGGCCGGCGAGATCCGCCGCATCGAGCTGGAGCCGGGCGATGCGGTCGAGGCCGGGCGCACGGTCGTGGCCCGGCTTCGCCCGTCCGCGCCGGTGCCACTGGACATGCGCGTGCGCGCCGAGGCCGAAGCCGCGATACCGGCCGCCGAAGCCGCACTCGCACGCGCCGAGGCCGAGCGTGCACGCGCGGCGACGGTGGCCACGCGCGCGCAGCAACAGTACGAACGACTGCATGCGCTGCAGGACAGCGGTGCCATCGCACGCGACGCGATCGATGCACAGGAAGCCGAAGCGAAGGCTGCACGCGATGCCCTGCTGTCGGCGGGACACTCGGTCGACCAGGCACGGCATGAACTCGCCGCGGTGCGCGCCCGGCTGATCCACCAAAGCACGGTCACCGAAGAAGCGGCCGCGCAAGAGCCCGAAAACGCCTCGTCCGCCCGTGGCGGCACCGACCTGCTAGTCTACGCGCCAGCGGATGGCGTGGTCCTGCGGCGCCTGCGCGAGAGCCGCGGCGTGGTCCAGGCCGGTGCCGACCTGCTGGAGATCGGAGATGCGCGCCGGCTGGAGATCGTCTCCGACCTGCTGTCGTCCGAAGCGGTGCGGGTGTCGCCGGGCGACGCGGTGCTGATCGAGCAGTGGGGCGGCAGCGACACCCTGCGCGGACGGGTGAGGCGCATCGAACCGGCCGGTTTCCTCAAGGTCTCCGCGCTCGGTGTCGAGGAGCAACGGGTCAACGTGATCAGCGATTTCGAGGACCCGGTCGAGGCGCGCGAAGCCCTTGGCGATGCCTACCGCGTCGAAGTCCGGATCGTGGTCTGGCACAAGGCCGAGGCGACCCGACTGCCGGTCGGCAGCCTGTTCCGGGAAGACGGCGACTGGGCGGTGTTCGTCGCCGACGCCGGACGTGCGCGCCTGCGCAAGGTGGCCGTGGGCGCACGCAACAGCCGCGAGGCGGAGGTGCTGGACGGCCTGGACGCCGGCGAACGGGTGGTGCTCTACCCGGCCGACGACCTGCGCGACGGTGCACGCATCCGGCCACGCGGAAACTGA
- a CDS encoding protein adenylyltransferase SelO, which translates to MPTTPNAILRFDNSFIREMPADPESGPGVRQVEGALWSAVAPTPVAAPRMLAWSAEMAASLGLDATFMNSPLAAEVLAGNRLLEGMQPFAANYGGHQFGHWAGQLGDGRAISLGEAINGAGERWELQLKGAGPTPYSRSADGRAVLRSSIREFLCSEAMHHLGVPTTRALSLVGTGETVVRDMFYDGHPEAEPGAITCRVAPSFIRFGNFELPASRGDNELLRKLTDFCIRRDFPHLSGEGEQLYGDWFAEVCGRTAVTVAHWMRVGFVHGVMNTDNMSILGLTIDYGPYGWIDDFDPDWTPNTTDATHGRYRFGQQPQVAYWNLGRLAGALSPLFDGTEALQDGLRRYVDAFNAAERGNIAAKLGLEGCRDDDIGLMQSLRDLLKQGEIDMTLFFRQLADVDPSAPSLDGFDDAFYDTGKRDAVAPALLQWLTTYVARVADDPLPAEHRKALMDSANPRYVLRNYLAQQAIDRAHQGDMDGVIELLDVMRHPYDDQHSPDKPGREAFAARRPDWARDRAGCSMLSCSS; encoded by the coding sequence ATGCCGACGACCCCGAACGCGATACTACGCTTCGACAATTCATTCATACGTGAAATGCCGGCCGACCCCGAGAGCGGCCCCGGGGTCCGCCAGGTTGAGGGCGCGCTGTGGTCGGCCGTGGCGCCGACCCCGGTGGCGGCGCCACGGATGCTGGCCTGGTCGGCCGAGATGGCCGCAAGCCTGGGGCTGGATGCCACGTTCATGAACAGCCCGCTGGCGGCCGAAGTGCTGGCCGGCAACCGCCTGCTGGAAGGCATGCAGCCATTCGCCGCCAACTACGGCGGGCACCAGTTCGGCCACTGGGCCGGGCAGCTTGGCGACGGCCGCGCGATCAGCCTGGGCGAGGCCATCAACGGGGCAGGGGAGCGCTGGGAACTGCAGCTCAAGGGTGCAGGCCCGACCCCGTACTCGCGCAGCGCCGATGGCCGTGCGGTGCTGCGCTCCTCGATCCGCGAGTTCCTGTGCAGCGAGGCCATGCACCACCTTGGTGTGCCGACCACGCGCGCGCTCAGCCTGGTCGGTACCGGTGAGACGGTCGTCCGCGACATGTTCTATGACGGCCACCCCGAGGCCGAGCCGGGCGCGATCACCTGCCGGGTCGCGCCGTCGTTCATCCGCTTTGGCAATTTCGAGCTGCCCGCCTCGCGCGGCGACAACGAGCTGCTTCGCAAACTCACGGACTTCTGCATCCGCCGCGATTTCCCGCACCTGTCCGGCGAGGGCGAACAGTTGTATGGCGACTGGTTCGCCGAGGTCTGCGGGCGCACCGCGGTGACGGTCGCGCACTGGATGCGGGTCGGCTTCGTTCACGGGGTGATGAACACCGACAACATGTCGATCCTCGGCCTGACCATCGACTACGGGCCCTACGGCTGGATCGACGACTTCGACCCGGACTGGACCCCCAACACCACCGATGCGACCCATGGCCGCTACCGCTTCGGCCAGCAGCCACAGGTGGCGTACTGGAACCTCGGCCGCCTGGCCGGCGCGCTGTCGCCGCTGTTCGATGGAACGGAAGCCTTGCAGGATGGCTTGCGCCGCTATGTCGATGCGTTCAACGCCGCCGAGCGCGGCAACATCGCCGCCAAGCTCGGACTGGAGGGCTGCCGCGACGACGACATCGGCCTGATGCAATCCCTGCGCGACCTGCTCAAGCAGGGCGAGATCGACATGACCCTGTTCTTCCGCCAACTGGCGGATGTCGATCCGTCGGCGCCGTCGCTGGATGGCTTCGATGATGCCTTCTACGACACCGGCAAGCGCGACGCGGTGGCGCCGGCACTGCTGCAATGGCTGACGACCTACGTCGCCCGCGTCGCCGACGACCCGCTGCCGGCCGAACACCGCAAGGCGCTGATGGATTCCGCCAACCCGCGCTACGTGCTGCGCAACTACCTGGCCCAGCAAGCGATCGACCGCGCCCACCAGGGCGACATGGACGGCGTCATCGAACTGCTCGACGTGATGCGCCACCCCTACGACGACCAGCATTCCCCCGACAAGCCGGGCCGCGAGGCCTTCGCCGCACGCCGGCCGGACTGGGCACGCGACCGGGCCGGCTGCTCGATGCTGTCGTGCAGTTCGTGA
- a CDS encoding DEAD/DEAH box helicase: MNDDIPSPSLKFSDLALPEPLLKALSDVGYESPSPIQAATIPPLLEGRDVLGQAQTGTGKTAAFALPVLARAKPGQKKPRALVLAPTRELAIQVAEAFQKYAHHLPGFHVLPIYGGQSYGPQLAALRRGVDVVVGTPGRIIDHLERGSLDLSELDCLVLDEADEMLRMGFIDDVEAVLKKTPETRQVALFSATMPSQIKRIAQTYLKDPVEIAIKTKTSTAANIRQRYWSVSGVHKLDALTRILEAEPFDAMIIFARTKLGTDELAEKLTARGFSAAAINGDVQQAQREKTVQQLKDGRIDVLVATDVAARGLDVERISHVLNYDIPYDTESYVHRIGRTGRAGRSGEAILFVTPRERGMLRAIERATRQPIEPMELPSIDTVNEQRVNKFLDRIGESLERADLTLFRDLVERYEREKNVPMAEIAAALAGMVQGDRPLLLDAPKERPRPERSRPGFDKPGFDKPGFDKPGFDKRGADRPGSDRAPRNRAEAMFDDDAPRPRRERTTHEPEAGMETFRIEVGHVHGVKPGNIVGAIANEAELESRYIGRIDIQQDHSYVDLPEGMPRELMEHLKKVRVAGQPLRISRPRDLPEGGPAPALRDGRPPRRPHPGKPHGKPHGKAGPRGPKKPHRGR; encoded by the coding sequence ATGAACGACGACATTCCTTCCCCTTCCCTCAAGTTCAGCGATCTGGCCCTGCCCGAGCCGCTGCTCAAGGCGTTGTCCGATGTCGGCTACGAGTCGCCCTCGCCGATCCAGGCCGCGACCATCCCGCCGCTGCTCGAAGGCCGTGACGTGCTGGGCCAGGCCCAGACCGGCACCGGCAAGACCGCCGCATTCGCGCTGCCGGTCCTCGCCCGTGCCAAGCCCGGGCAGAAGAAGCCGCGGGCACTGGTGCTGGCACCGACCCGCGAGCTGGCGATCCAGGTCGCCGAGGCGTTCCAGAAGTACGCCCACCACCTGCCCGGCTTCCACGTGCTGCCGATCTACGGCGGCCAGAGCTACGGGCCGCAGCTGGCGGCGCTGCGGCGTGGCGTCGATGTGGTGGTCGGCACCCCGGGTCGGATCATCGACCACCTCGAGCGCGGCTCGCTGGACCTGTCCGAGCTGGACTGCCTGGTCCTCGACGAGGCCGACGAGATGCTGCGGATGGGCTTCATCGACGATGTCGAGGCGGTGCTGAAGAAGACCCCCGAGACCCGCCAGGTCGCGCTGTTCTCGGCCACCATGCCGAGCCAGATCAAGCGCATCGCCCAGACCTACCTCAAGGACCCGGTCGAGATCGCGATCAAGACCAAGACCAGCACCGCTGCCAATATCCGCCAGCGTTACTGGTCGGTCAGCGGCGTGCACAAGCTCGACGCGCTGACCCGCATCCTCGAAGCCGAGCCGTTCGACGCGATGATCATCTTCGCCCGCACCAAGCTCGGCACCGACGAACTGGCCGAGAAGCTGACCGCGCGCGGCTTCTCCGCCGCCGCGATCAACGGCGACGTGCAGCAGGCCCAGCGCGAGAAGACCGTACAGCAGCTCAAGGACGGTCGCATCGACGTACTGGTCGCCACCGACGTGGCCGCCCGCGGGCTCGACGTGGAACGGATCAGCCACGTGCTGAACTACGACATCCCCTACGACACCGAGAGCTACGTCCACCGCATCGGCCGCACCGGGCGGGCCGGCCGCAGCGGCGAGGCGATCCTGTTCGTGACCCCGCGCGAGCGCGGCATGCTGCGCGCGATCGAGCGCGCGACCCGGCAGCCGATCGAGCCGATGGAGTTGCCGAGCATCGATACCGTCAACGAGCAGCGGGTCAACAAGTTCCTCGATCGCATCGGCGAATCGCTGGAGCGTGCCGACCTGACCCTGTTCCGCGACCTGGTCGAACGCTACGAGCGCGAAAAGAACGTGCCGATGGCCGAGATCGCCGCGGCACTGGCCGGAATGGTTCAAGGCGACCGGCCACTGTTGCTGGACGCCCCGAAGGAGAGGCCACGGCCCGAACGCAGCCGGCCCGGTTTCGACAAGCCCGGTTTCGACAAGCCGGGCTTTGACAAGCCTGGTTTCGACAAGCGCGGTGCCGACAGGCCCGGCAGCGACCGCGCGCCGCGCAACCGTGCCGAAGCGATGTTCGACGACGACGCTCCTCGCCCGCGCCGCGAACGCACCACGCATGAACCCGAAGCCGGCATGGAGACCTTCCGCATCGAGGTCGGCCACGTGCATGGGGTCAAGCCCGGCAACATCGTCGGCGCCATCGCCAACGAGGCCGAACTGGAAAGCCGCTATATCGGCCGCATCGACATCCAGCAGGACCACAGCTACGTCGACCTGCCCGAAGGCATGCCACGCGAGCTGATGGAGCACCTGAAGAAGGTCCGCGTCGCCGGCCAGCCGCTGCGGATCAGCCGTCCGCGCGACCTGCCTGAGGGCGGTCCTGCCCCGGCCCTTCGCGACGGTCGCCCGCCGCGGCGCCCGCACCCGGGCAAGCCGCACGGCAAACCGCACGGCAAGGCCGGTCCGCGCGGACCCAAGAAGCCGCATCGCGGCCGCTGA
- a CDS encoding L,D-transpeptidase, protein MALAFASFGVASAEDAAAQPVAAIDLLPRGQEVSGTVIELAGWVVATRDSEGYPFAVMDKAAAQILVFGGDGRLRGAAPGLFGSAIGDHSAPGIAGLALREIPGRDRTTPAGRFVGGFGPSTDAGRVLWVDYDSAVSMHPTATGVPAERRAERLASPSPDDNRITHGCINVAPEFYEEIIRPTFERGGVFYILPDTASLAETFPEFVQSRATAQRNDGRRAWPASH, encoded by the coding sequence CTGGCGCTGGCATTCGCGAGCTTCGGCGTGGCCAGTGCCGAGGATGCCGCCGCGCAACCGGTGGCCGCTATCGACTTGCTTCCGCGCGGCCAAGAAGTGTCCGGCACGGTGATTGAGCTCGCGGGCTGGGTTGTCGCAACCAGGGACAGCGAAGGCTATCCGTTCGCGGTCATGGACAAGGCCGCTGCACAGATCCTGGTGTTCGGCGGCGACGGCCGGCTTCGCGGCGCGGCGCCTGGGCTCTTTGGCTCGGCGATCGGCGATCATTCGGCCCCCGGCATCGCCGGTCTCGCTCTTCGCGAGATTCCGGGCCGGGATCGCACGACGCCTGCTGGTCGCTTCGTGGGCGGATTCGGCCCATCAACCGACGCCGGGCGCGTCCTGTGGGTGGACTACGATTCCGCGGTCTCCATGCACCCTACGGCGACTGGCGTCCCGGCCGAGAGACGCGCCGAACGCCTTGCATCGCCTTCGCCGGACGACAACCGCATCACTCATGGTTGCATCAACGTCGCACCCGAGTTTTACGAGGAGATCATCCGTCCGACGTTCGAGCGGGGCGGAGTGTTCTACATCTTGCCGGACACGGCGTCGCTAGCGGAGACCTTCCCGGAGTTCGTGCAAAGTCGCGCGACTGCGCAACGCAATGATGGGAGACGCGCCTGGCCCGCCAGCCACTGA
- a CDS encoding S8 family serine peptidase — MRLSSPLTRTSLGLAIAAGLAFSSSVSAEALISGDLQARLASKPSHEVIVTFSDSGKVHQLLNLTPSTLVMQELPMVGAVLTSAQVREVASWDGVESLYFNAPLKYFNYEAGEITDGHKVHDHIGLYGNGVTVAVLDSGVDATHPDLPLGSKTVQNVKLIGDLGLVGVSTYLENQPNTDTSSGHGTHVAGTVGGTGAASANDPRRPNYYAGIAPEASLIGLGAGEAISILYALMGFDWALASQDRYDIDIITNSWGSSNSVYDPNNPINKASYEAYKRGMVVTFAAGNDGPGQDTLNPYAIVPWVINVGSGTKAGDLSGFSSRGLEGDFYKHIDVVAPGSSIVSTRALNTPLPVLGPVLDPTNPGYTAYYAGMSGTSMATPFVAGVAALLLEANPDLSPDQIERILVDTATPMPGYGYHEVGGGYINVLAAVDLASRTEGRRTEFLDGMTAWSSQGQWNGISDGDALLAYGGTWQTVAASGATDGSYLKSRVSKKSVPRVNLSFNGPALQLQYPRDNKGGLADVYIDGVFRGRMSFFNETADFGGRFAVNNLSSGIHKVEIRGIQGNVYFDGALLDGRLMASNISLTEQTETFTGLMGPSAENLQIDEIPFEVGQDTVSIRAALEWDAGAVDLDFYLLDPHGQPVASAASLDNPEVLEYAVTEPGTYTYQVTGYISVLSNYTVTSTQSKAVVIAE, encoded by the coding sequence ATGCGCCTGTCGTCCCCGCTGACCCGTACCTCGCTCGGTCTTGCCATTGCCGCCGGCCTGGCCTTCTCCTCCAGTGTCAGCGCCGAGGCGCTGATTTCCGGCGACCTCCAGGCACGCCTCGCCAGCAAGCCCAGCCATGAGGTCATCGTCACCTTCAGCGACAGCGGCAAGGTCCACCAGCTGCTCAACCTGACCCCCAGCACGCTGGTGATGCAGGAGCTGCCGATGGTCGGCGCCGTGCTGACCAGCGCGCAGGTGCGCGAGGTCGCGAGCTGGGACGGCGTCGAGAGCCTCTACTTCAACGCCCCGCTGAAGTACTTCAACTACGAGGCCGGCGAAATCACCGACGGCCACAAGGTCCACGACCATATCGGCCTGTACGGCAATGGCGTGACCGTGGCCGTGCTGGATTCGGGCGTCGACGCCACCCACCCGGACCTCCCGCTCGGCAGCAAGACGGTCCAGAACGTCAAACTGATCGGCGACCTCGGCCTGGTCGGCGTCAGCACCTATCTGGAAAACCAGCCCAACACCGACACCAGCAGCGGCCACGGCACCCATGTCGCCGGCACGGTCGGCGGCACCGGCGCGGCCTCGGCCAATGATCCGCGTCGCCCGAACTACTACGCGGGCATCGCTCCGGAAGCCAGCCTGATCGGCCTCGGCGCCGGTGAAGCGATCAGCATCCTGTACGCACTGATGGGCTTCGACTGGGCGCTGGCGAGCCAGGACCGCTACGACATCGACATCATCACCAACTCCTGGGGCAGTTCCAACAGCGTCTACGACCCCAACAACCCGATCAACAAAGCCAGCTACGAGGCCTACAAGCGCGGCATGGTGGTGACCTTCGCCGCCGGCAACGACGGCCCCGGCCAGGACACCCTCAACCCGTACGCGATCGTGCCGTGGGTCATCAACGTCGGCTCCGGCACCAAGGCCGGCGACCTGTCCGGCTTCTCCAGCCGGGGCCTGGAAGGCGACTTCTACAAGCACATCGACGTGGTCGCCCCCGGATCGAGCATCGTCTCCACCCGCGCACTCAATACCCCACTGCCCGTGCTCGGCCCGGTCCTCGACCCGACCAACCCGGGCTACACCGCCTACTACGCCGGCATGAGCGGCACCAGCATGGCGACCCCGTTCGTGGCCGGTGTCGCCGCACTGCTGCTGGAAGCCAATCCGGACCTGTCGCCCGACCAGATCGAGCGGATCCTGGTGGACACCGCGACCCCGATGCCCGGCTACGGTTATCACGAGGTCGGCGGCGGCTACATCAACGTGCTGGCGGCCGTCGATCTCGCATCACGCACCGAAGGCAGGCGCACCGAGTTCCTCGATGGCATGACCGCCTGGTCGAGCCAGGGCCAGTGGAACGGGATCTCCGACGGCGACGCCCTGCTCGCCTACGGCGGCACCTGGCAGACGGTAGCCGCCAGCGGCGCGACCGATGGAAGCTACCTGAAGTCCAGAGTCAGCAAGAAGTCGGTGCCGCGCGTGAACCTCTCCTTCAACGGACCGGCGCTGCAGCTGCAGTACCCGCGCGACAACAAGGGCGGCCTGGCCGACGTCTACATCGACGGCGTGTTCCGCGGCCGCATGAGCTTCTTCAACGAAACCGCCGACTTCGGCGGCCGCTTCGCGGTCAACAACCTGTCCTCCGGCATCCACAAGGTCGAGATCCGCGGCATCCAGGGCAACGTCTACTTCGATGGCGCCCTGCTCGATGGCCGGCTCATGGCCAGCAACATCAGCCTGACCGAGCAAACCGAGACCTTCACCGGCCTGATGGGCCCGTCGGCGGAAAACCTGCAGATCGATGAAATCCCGTTCGAGGTCGGACAGGACACCGTTTCGATCAGGGCCGCCCTGGAATGGGATGCGGGCGCCGTGGACCTGGACTTCTACCTGCTCGACCCCCACGGCCAACCGGTCGCCTCGGCCGCCAGCCTCGACAACCCCGAAGTGCTGGAATACGCGGTGACCGAGCCCGGCACCTACACCTACCAGGTGACCGGCTACATCTCGGTGCTGTCGAACTACACGGTGACCAGCACCCAGAGCAAGGCGGTTGTGATCGCCGAATAA